GTGAGCAAGTTACACAAGCACCAAAAGTATGGATGGGCTTTCAAATTTAGATTACTTATAAACATCATTatctgataaaaaaaaatattgttccTTTGACGACCatcgaaaaagaaatataaatatcCTTTAAAGTATTGGTTCTTTATCCGTAGAAAGAGCCAATCgcagtttgattttttttttcagttattcttTGGAGGTACCCATTCTTCAATCCTTGGAAGAGTTGTGCTGTACGGGACATACTCAAGTTTGGTGCCTGTCTTGTTCGTCTCGTGAGGCTGTATAAATTTTCGAGGTTCGGGGGGAACTGTCGTTGGAGGATCATCTGTTATATAATGAAGCCACCGATGCCATTCAGCTGGAACCTGACTGGCATCAAACGTGAAGCGATCAACATATGGATACCAGACAAATCTGTGTCGAGAGAAGAAGTAACTTCTGTTCTCGTAGTACTTATTTCCATATTTATCCACGCCCACAA
This portion of the Acropora palmata chromosome 13, jaAcrPala1.3, whole genome shotgun sequence genome encodes:
- the LOC141863315 gene encoding NADH dehydrogenase [ubiquinone] 1 alpha subcomplex subunit 12-like, coding for MSFVVDSFRKGLNAIKSVGGWRAAWDRMLRESYVQFGTLVGVDKYGNKYYENRSYFFSRHRFVWYPYVDRFTFDASQVPAEWHRWLHYITDDPPTTVPPEPRKFIQPHETNKTGTKLEYVPYSTTLPRIEEWVPPKNN